The following are encoded together in the Babylonia areolata isolate BAREFJ2019XMU chromosome 18, ASM4173473v1, whole genome shotgun sequence genome:
- the LOC143292586 gene encoding cell division cycle protein 27 homolog has translation MLLQEPVQAAIWDALNHYSFGDAIFLAERLYAEVSNDDTLYLLATCYFRGGHPLQAYMLLQKQSCPSPQCRFLMARCCLETRKYAEAERMLAGSMLMKTKSCEEIETEFGSTACHVFSLLGQVYSKTDRIQKACECYKKSLKLNPLLWKSYEALCQLGAKVDPVRVFSLPAGMSAPPTTTTIPPCSHPPPPSLSTEQAAPSVLPPTTTTTTMPSTTPTPLDTCSSTTPRTACTEWTPDNNTQDVNNGEVWAPARRTKLVKPESQREGPKPIKILFPNAYLSPSFGVMNLETASGLDPASSTLPFISPSPTPILPDDPVHDPKAPSKKVVTRRKQTAKPPVFSLSGNSNTRDVSSQPQCGNPPSVRRSSRLFGNSSSVKENNKSQGKCRFTSPRGVGRKSKTRGSKSQQELNELNKSEGGPGSKVTPHPDLPTPAMILHMQQQSLGGLLKLMQGVGKAYAALSQYDCARSVQLFEELPEHQYSTAWVLTHIATAHFEQGHFQKAATVYAEVRRLEPYQLLGMDRYSTALWHLQREVELSALAQDLSVLDKGCAQTWCATGNCFSLQKEHDVAIKFFKRAIQVDPDYAYAYTLLAHEYVFIEELDKALACFRNGLRVDSRHYNAWYGVGMIYYKQEKFSLAEVHFRRALSINPQSSALICHVGVAQHAQKKTDQALATLNRAMANDPRNSLCKFHKASILLACDRHKEALEELEELKQIIPTESLVYFLMGKVHKKLGNTHLALMNFSWAMDLDPKGVNNQIKEAIDKRYATEEEDSLARLTDSLPDAGVGPGEEEHGPSSHAVSPEDVHPDLQAIESDESL, from the exons GCGGCCATCTGGGATGCCTTGAACCACTACTCTTTTGGTGACGCCATTTTCCTCGCTGAAAGACTTTATGCTGAAG tgtcaaacgatGACACGCTGTACCTCCTGGCGACATGTTATTTCCGCGGGGGCCACCCCCTGCAAGCCTACATGCTGCTGCAGAAACAGAgctgcccctccccccagtgCAGGTTCCTCATGGCCCGTTGTTGCCTGGAGACGAGAAA gtaCGCGGAAGCTGAGCGGATGTTGGCGGGCAGTATGCTGATGAAGACGAAGAGCTgtgaggagatagagacagagtttgGCAGCACTGCCTGTCATGTCTTCTCCCTGCTGGGACAGGTCTACAG CAAAACAGACAGAATCCAGAAAGCGTGCGAATGCTACAAAAAAAGTTTAAAGCTGAATCCACTTCTGTGGAAATCCTACGAAGCATTATGTCAGCTGG GAGCCAAGGTGGACCCTGTCCGGGTGTTCAGTTTGCCAGCCGGGATGTCCGCCcccccaaccactaccaccatccccccctgcagccacccccctccaccctctctgtccacAGAGCAGGCTGCACCCAGTGtgctcccacccaccaccaccaccaccaccatgccctccaccacccccactcctctggACACCTGTAGTAGT ACCACACCCCGCACGGCCTGCACAGAGTGGACACCAGACAACAACACTCAGGACGTCAACAACGGGGAGGTTTGGGCGCCCGCTCGTCGCACCAAACTGGTCAA GCCTGAGAGCCAGCGTGAAGGACCCAAGCCCATCAAGATCCTCTTCCCCAACGCTTACCTGTCTCCCAG TTTTGGAGTGATGAACTTGGAGACAGCCAGTGGCCTTGACCCTGCATCTTCCACCCTGCCTTTCATCAGTCCCAGTCCTACGCCAATCCTGCCTGACGACCCCGTCCATGACCCCAAAGCTCCCAGCAAAAAG GTTGTGACTCGCAGAAAACAGACAGCCAAGCCCCCAGTGTTCAGTTTGTCTGGTAACTCCAACACCCGTGATGTCAGCAGTCAGCCACAGTGTGG AAATCCCCCCAGTGTACGTCGAAGTTCCAGGTTGTTCGGCAACTCCAGTTCAGTAAAA GAGAACAACAAGTCTCAGGGCAAGTGTCGCTTTACCAGCCCACGCGGGGTGGGGCGGAAGAGCAAGACACGGGGCAGCAAGTCACAGCAGGAGCTGAACGAGCTGAACAAGAGTGAGGGGGGTCCAGGCAGCAAGGTGACCCCCCACCctgacctccccacccccgccatgaTCCTCCACATGCAGCAACAATCCCTCG GGGGCTTGTTAAAGCTGATGCAGGGAGTGGGGAAGGCGTACGCAGCCCTGTCTCAGTACGACTGTGCGCGGTCGGTACAGCTGTTTGAGGAGCTGCCCGAACACCAGTATTCCACAGCCTGGGTCCTCACTCACATTGCCACCGCTCACTTTGAACAGGGACACTTCCAGAAG GCAGCCACAGTGTATGCGGAGGTTCGACGCCTGGAGCCGTACCAGCTGTTGGGGATGGACCGCTACAGCACGGCCCTGTGGCACCTGCAGCGAGAGGTGGAGCTGTCTGCTCTGGCCCAGGACCTGTCCGTGCTGGACAAGGGCTGTGCTCAG ACGTGGTGTGCAACAGGCAACTGTTTTTCTCTTCAAAAAGAACATGATGTCGCCATCAAGTTTTTCAAACGTGCAATACAG gtggaccCAGACTATGCCTATGCCTACACCCTGCTGGCCCATGAATATGTGTTCATTGAGGAGCTGGACAAGGCTCTGGCCTGCTTCAGGAACGGCCTCAGAGTGGACTCCAGACACTACAATGCATG GTACGGGGTGGGCATGATCTACTACAAGCAGGAGAAGTTCAGCCTGGCAGAGGTCCACTTCCGGAGAGCCTTGTCCATCAACCCCCAGAGCTCCGCCCTCATCTGTCATGTGGGCGTG gCCCAACATGCCCAGAAGAAGACAGACCAGGCACTGGCCACTTTGAACCGAGCCATGGCCAACGACCCCCGCAACTCTCTATGCAAATTTCACAAAGCCTCCATTCTCCTGGCCTGTGATAGACATAAA gaaGCCCTGGAAGAGTTAGAGGAGCTGAAGCAGATCATCCCCACAGAGTCCCTGGTGTATTTTCTCATGGGAAAG gtgcacaAGAAGCTTGGCAACACCCACCTGGCGCTGATGAACTTCTCCTGGGCCATGGACCTGGACCCCAAGGGGGTCAACAACCAGATCAAGGAGGCCATCGACAAGCGCTACGCCACAGAAGAGGAGGACTCCTTAGCCAGGCTTACCGACTCCT TGCCGGACGCTGGGGTGGGGCCGGGAGAGGAAGAGCACGGACCTTCGTCTCACGCTGTGTCACCAGAGGATGTTCACCCTGACCTACAGGCCATTGAGAGTGATGAGAGTTTGTGA